From Lujinxingia litoralis, one genomic window encodes:
- a CDS encoding TlpA family protein disulfide reductase, whose amino-acid sequence MKDTSTPDAPSPPTRWQKIRATWWGRWGIDLLLLATLFWGISAYQTRNLIARNTPAPPVTLVNLADGSELSLNELNAERTLVYFWATWCGVCKAQSPVINAMHRHAKDRDDVHVISVVMDWSDRESLKAFVAENNIDYPVYLGTDAMAAGFNVQSYPTIYVIDDHRQVRHSIVGYTPRLGLLARLHLL is encoded by the coding sequence GTGAAAGATACCTCCACACCCGATGCCCCATCGCCTCCCACCCGCTGGCAAAAGATCCGCGCGACCTGGTGGGGGCGCTGGGGCATCGATCTGCTCCTGCTAGCCACCCTCTTCTGGGGGATCAGCGCCTACCAGACCCGTAATCTCATCGCGCGCAACACGCCGGCGCCTCCGGTCACCCTGGTGAACCTGGCCGACGGCAGCGAGCTCAGCCTCAATGAGCTCAACGCCGAACGCACCCTGGTCTACTTCTGGGCGACCTGGTGCGGCGTCTGCAAAGCACAGTCCCCGGTCATCAACGCGATGCATCGCCACGCAAAAGACCGCGACGATGTGCACGTCATCAGCGTCGTCATGGACTGGAGCGACCGCGAGTCCCTCAAGGCCTTCGTCGCCGAGAACAACATCGACTACCCGGTCTACCTGGGCACCGACGCGATGGCCGCCGGGTTCAACGTACAAAGCTACCCCACCATCTACGTCATCGACGACCATCGCCAGGTGCGCCACAGCATCGTCGGATACACCCCGCGCCTCGGGCTTCTCGCACGTCTGCATCTGCTCTGA
- the panB gene encoding 3-methyl-2-oxobutanoate hydroxymethyltransferase, whose protein sequence is MARRKTTRALRKLYEKQTPLTMVTCYDYTFARLVDKADIDIILVGDSMGNVIQGHDTTVPVTLEDIIYHTRAVLRGNQSAHILADMPFMSYQASTDDALRNAGRLLKEGHAQSVKVEGGEELATMIARMTAAGIPVCGHLGLTPQSVHAFGGFRLQGTDDEAAERLLKDARALQDAGAFMIVLEMVPAALAKRVTNALDIPTIGIGAGPHTSGQVLVLQDMLGMNSDFKPRFVKHFASLENTVVGALNAFADEVHQRSFPDDEHSY, encoded by the coding sequence ATGGCCCGCCGAAAAACCACCCGTGCGCTACGAAAACTCTACGAGAAGCAGACGCCACTGACCATGGTGACCTGCTACGACTACACCTTCGCGCGCCTGGTCGATAAAGCCGATATCGACATCATCCTCGTCGGTGACAGCATGGGCAACGTCATCCAGGGGCATGACACCACCGTACCGGTGACCCTGGAAGATATCATCTACCACACCCGCGCCGTCCTCCGGGGCAACCAGTCCGCCCACATCCTGGCCGACATGCCTTTTATGAGCTACCAGGCCTCGACAGACGACGCGCTGCGTAATGCCGGTCGTCTCCTCAAAGAGGGGCACGCCCAGTCGGTCAAAGTAGAAGGCGGCGAAGAACTCGCCACGATGATCGCCCGCATGACCGCCGCCGGAATCCCGGTCTGCGGTCACCTGGGCTTGACCCCGCAGTCGGTGCACGCCTTCGGCGGCTTTCGCCTCCAGGGCACAGACGATGAGGCCGCCGAGCGCCTGCTCAAGGATGCCCGGGCCCTGCAGGACGCCGGCGCCTTTATGATCGTGCTGGAAATGGTCCCCGCTGCCCTGGCCAAACGTGTGACCAACGCACTCGACATTCCGACCATTGGCATCGGTGCCGGCCCCCACACCAGCGGCCAGGTCCTGGTGCTCCAAGACATGCTGGGCATGAACTCCGACTTTAAACCCCGCTTCGTCAAACATTTTGCCAGCCTGGAAAACACCGTCGTCGGCGCCCTCAACGCCTTCGCCGACGAAGTCCACCAGCGCAGTTTTCCCGACGACGAACACTCCTACTGA
- the panC gene encoding pantoate--beta-alanine ligase — MEITTSIEALRTYRRALPGTVGFVPTMGYLHEGHLALMREARKRCDHLIVNIFVNPTQFAPGEDLDRYPRDPQGDAEKCRQLGCDILSMPTEAQIYAPDHSTEVRVGGLDTTLCGPGRPTHFAGVTTIVAKLFNLVQPDVAVFGQKDYQQLAIVRRMVRDLNFPIEIVGVPTVREADGLALSSRNRFLSPEHRRQATALSGALVAAHQLWARGERSPAALVQCGQQRLAQAPDARPEYLQCVHPDTLREFAPDEDLHNQPAHLAMAVRFGDTRLIDNLRLDEPLPPGPLELL; from the coding sequence GTGGAGATCACGACCTCCATCGAAGCGTTACGCACATACCGCCGTGCGCTGCCTGGTACGGTGGGCTTTGTCCCCACCATGGGTTACCTGCACGAGGGCCATCTGGCGCTGATGCGCGAAGCCCGAAAACGCTGCGATCACCTCATCGTCAACATCTTCGTCAACCCCACCCAATTTGCTCCCGGCGAAGACCTCGATCGCTACCCGCGCGACCCGCAGGGCGATGCCGAGAAGTGCCGTCAGCTCGGGTGCGACATCCTCTCCATGCCCACCGAGGCGCAGATTTACGCCCCGGACCACAGCACTGAGGTACGCGTCGGTGGGCTCGACACTACGCTCTGCGGCCCCGGACGCCCCACGCACTTCGCCGGGGTGACCACCATCGTGGCCAAGCTCTTTAATCTGGTGCAGCCCGATGTGGCCGTGTTTGGCCAAAAAGACTACCAGCAACTCGCAATCGTACGCCGCATGGTGCGCGACCTGAACTTCCCCATCGAGATCGTCGGCGTGCCCACAGTGCGCGAGGCCGATGGGCTGGCCCTCTCCAGTCGCAACCGCTTCCTCTCCCCGGAACATCGCCGCCAGGCCACCGCGCTCAGCGGCGCGCTGGTCGCCGCCCATCAGCTCTGGGCACGTGGTGAGCGCTCCCCGGCGGCGCTGGTCCAATGCGGCCAGCAGCGGCTGGCGCAGGCCCCCGATGCGCGTCCCGAGTACCTTCAATGCGTCCACCCCGATACCCTCCGCGAGTTTGCGCCGGACGAAGACCTCCACAATCAGCCGGCGCACCTGGCCATGGCCGTGCGTTTTGGCGACACTCGTCTCATCGATAACCTGCGCCTGGACGAGCCCCTGCCCCCGGGCCCCCTGGAACTTCTATGA